TCCTCACTCCAGCGGCGCTTCGCTCATGGTCTGTCTATGGGCGCACAGTTCACCTGGGCCAAGGAACTCGGTACATCGAGCGGATCCAACGAAGCCACTACGGCCCAGGCGCCTATCCAGATCTACGGTGCTGGTCTGGAGTACGGCCGTGGGTCCTCTGATATCCGCAATAGCTTCAACTTCACCGCCCTCTACGATCTGCCCTTCGGACGGGGCAAGCAGTATGCGCTCTCCGGCCCCATGGATCTGCTCGCCGGCGGTTGGCAGGTAGGCAGCATCGTCAACGTCCGCAGCGGAGTTCCGATTGACGTCCTGATCACACGTCCCGACGTCGCCTATGTTGGGAACCCCGGTGCCAGCATCGCCGGACAGACCTTCGCCAGCCCTGTCGTCGCAGGCGGCGTTGTTCAGACGACGGCAGTCGTCAACGTTCCCGGCGGCGGCAACACGCGCAACATCCGCCGGCCGAACGTCGTTCCCGGTGTTAACCCTTATCTCAAGTCAGGAATTAATTACATCAACCCTGCAGCGTTCTCAGCTCCAGCGCCGGGAACTTTCGGCAATGCGCGTCGTAACGATCTAAGCGGCCCCAACCTCGCTCAGCTCGATATGACCCTCGGCAAATCGTTCCACACCACCGAGAGGTACACGCTCGATTTCAAGGCCGAGGTCTTCAACATCCTCAACCACCCCAACTACTCCAACCCGGGTAACGTCCGCCTCGCTCAGACTCTGACCACTGGCGCGGCGAATCAACCCGGAGCACCCTTCAGCGCTGCAACAGCCGGATCTTCGTTTGGAAACCTCTCATCGACCGTAGGCAATCAGGTCGGTATCGGAGCCAATCGACAGATCCAACTCTCACTTCGCGCCAGCTTCTAACTTACAGCGTGGAATAAACAACTCTTCCATCACTCAAAAACTAAGCCGCAGCCACCAATCTGGTAGCTGCGGCTTCTTACTGTCTAAAGACCCATCGGAGAGGGTCAGTTCTTCTTTGCCTGGAACTCTTTCACAATCGCAAGATACTTCTTCGCGCTCTCCGTGACAACTTCGGGTTTCCCTTCCGCCATCGCCTTTGTATTCACCAGATCAGCGCCTACACCTAAAGCAAAGGCTCCAGCTTCCAGGAAGTCGTTCGCCGTCGCCAGCGAGACGCCGCCCGTAGGAATCATCTCCACCTGCGGCAGCGGCGCCTTTAGCGAGCTGAGGTACTTGGCTCCCCCCATCGCGCTCGCGGGAAATATCTTCACGACATCCGCGCCCGCCTCCCAGGCCGTAACCACCTCGGTCGGCGTCAACGCGCCCGGCAGCGCCGCAACCGAGTAGCGATGGCACATCTCGATCGTCTTCACATTCAGCGCCGGGCTCACAACGAACTTTGCGCCCTCAAGGATACAGGCCCGCGCCGTCTCCGCGTCCAGAACGGTTCCCGCGCCGATCAGGATGTCGGGACGCTGCTCTGCCAGCTTGCGCATCACCTGGATCGCGCCCGGAACCGTCATCGTAATCTCGAGCACCGTCACACCGCCCGCGGCAATCGCCTCGGCCAGCGCCAGCGCCTTCTCAACCGATTCGGCACGCAACACCGGAACCAGTCCAATCTGCTTCAAAGAAGCCAACACTTCAACCTTCGTCATACGCCCTACTCCTAACCTGCGATTTGCCATCCTGAGCGAACGAAGCGAGTCGAAGGACCTGCATTTCAATCTCGCTCAGTCAACAATTTCTGTCTTACCGCTGTACGCGAGCGCCGCCGCCCTTCATCACGCGCTGAACCTCATCGAACGTCGCCATCGTCGTGTCGCCCGGCGTCGTCATCGCCAGCGCTCCGTGAGCGCAGCCACAGTTCACGGCCCAGTCGGCGCCCTTTTCGTTCAGGAACCCGTAGATCAGCCCCGAAGCGAACGAGTCGCCGCCGCCCACCCGATCGAAGATCTCGAGGTCGGGCATCGGCCGCGCCTCGTGAAACTTGCCCTCGTAGTAGCAGACCGCGCCCCAATCATTAACGCTGGCCGTCTTCGCATGACGCAGCGTCGTCGCCACGGCCTTGAAGTTCGGGTACGCCGCGACTGCCTTCTCGATCATCTTGCGGAAGTTCGCCGAATCGAGTTCGCCAAGATCGTCGCCAACGCCCTCAATCTCGAAGCCGAGCGCTGCGGTGAAGTCCTCTTCGTTGCCGATCATCACGTCGACATACTGCGCAAGGTCGCGATTGACCTCGGTCGCCTTGGCCTTACCGCCGATCGACTTCCACAGCGAGTCGCGATAGTTCAGGTCGTAGCTGGTCATCACGCCGTGCTTGCGCGCCGCAACCAGCGCCTCCTTGCAGACCTCGGGTGTCGTCTCGCTCAGAGCGCAGAAGATTCCGCCGGTGTGGAACCAGCGAGCGCCTTCCTTACCGAAAATATCGTCCCAGTCGATCTGGCCGGGCTTGAGCTGACTGACAGCGGTGTTGCCGCGATCCGAACAGCCAAGAGCGGCGCGCACGCCAAACCCGCGCTCGGTGAAGTTAAGACCGTTACGCACCGTGCGGCCCACGCCGTCATACTTGACCCACTGCACATGGCTCTGGTCGACGCCGCCCTGGTTCATCAGATCCTCAACCAGGCGTCCCACCGGGTTGTCGGCAAGCGCCGTAACGATCGCCGTCTTCAGCCCGAAGCAGCGCCTGAGGCCGCGAGCGACGTTGTACTCGCCGCCGCCCTCCCAAACCTGAAACTGCCGCGTCGTCGCGACACGAACGTCGCCCGGATCGAGACGAAGCATCACTTCGCCCAGGCTGACCAGATCCCACTTGCACTCTTCCTTCTTGCGAATCGTCAAACTTGCACTCATCTATCTAAGCTCCGTAATTGCTACTGCGTCCATGTCGTCATACACCTGGTTCTCTCCGCCCATGCCCCAGCAGAAGGTGTAGTGCTTTGTTCCCACACCGGCATGGATCGACCACCCCGGTGAAACCACAACTTCCTTGTTCGCCATCACCAGATGGCTGGTCGCGTCCGGGGGCCCCATCAGGTGAAGCACGCGATGCGCCGGGTCCACATCGAAGTAAAAATAGACCTCGCTGCGCCGCATATGCGTGTGCGGCGGCATCGTGTTCCAGTTGCTTCCCGGCTCCAGCATGGTGAAGCCCATCACCAACTGGCAGCTCTTGATGCCGTCTTTATAGATGGCCTTGTAGATCTTCCGCCGGTTGCAGGTCTCGACCGTTCCCAGCTCGACCGGCTTCATATCGGCAAACTTCACCATCGCGGTCGGATACTCCGCATGCGCGGGATAGCTCAACAGGTAGAACTCGGCGGGCTTCGACGCATCCTTGCTGGCAAATGTCACGTCCTTCGAGCCGCGCCCCACATAGAGCACATCCAACTTGTCCATCGCGAAGGTCTTGCCGTCGACGGTGACCGTGCCGGCGCCTCCGATGTTCAGTACGCCTAGTTCGCGGCGCTCGAGAAAATAATCAGCGCGGAGTTCCGGCTCTGCCTCAAGTTTCAGTGCGGTCTTTGCCGGCACAGCCGAACCGATCACGGTGCGGTCCAGGTCGACATAAGCGAACTCGATCTCGCCCGGCTGGAAGAACTCTTCCAGAAGAAATGTCTCACGCAGCTCCTCGGTGTTCATCAAGCCGTACCGAACCGAATCTGCCATTTGGTAGTGCCTCATTGCAACTCTCCTCTATTTGCAGAGCCTCTTAGGCAGTCTTCTGTGACAAGGATATCGTTCGTCCTTGCAATACCCCTAAGCCATATGCCCTAACCAGGGTCGGGCCCAGAGAAAAACTGTGAGCGCCCTGGAAACGAACCCTTCAACCATACGAAACACGAAATACGAGCGTCAATAACACGTCTGTGGAGACGGGGGCAGCATTCGACTGTTATTCGTTTGCTCCTTGCAGTGTGCGTCGTTAGATTAAGAGAGATATGCCAAACATCCTCGACTCATTTCGTCTGGACAATAAGGTTGCCCTCGTTACCGGCGCCGCTACCGGCCTAGGCGCCGCCATCGCGCAAGGGCTGGCCGATGCGGGCGCGACCGTGGCAGTGCATGGCAACCGCCGGGCAGCAACCGAGACGGCCGACGCCATCGGGCCAAAGGCTGTCGCCTTTCGCGCCGATCTCTCCAGTGCCACGGGAGCAGAGCAACTCTTCATGGAGGTCAAAGGGAAGCTTGGCCGCGTCGACATCCTGATTAACAACGCCGGCACCATCATTCGCCACAATGCGGACGAGTATCCGCTGGAAGACTGGATGACGGTGTTGCAGGTCAATCTGACCAGCGTCTTTCAGCTTTCGCAGCTTGCCGGGCGTGACATGATCGCTCGCAAGGCGCCGGGAAAGATCGTCAACATTGCTTCCCTGCTCAGCTTTCAGGGCGGCATCCGCGTCCCTGCGTATGCCGCGAGCAAGGGCGGAGTCGCGCAACTGACAAAGGCTCTGGCGAACGAGTGGGCGCCAAAGAACATCCAGGTTAACGCCATCGCGCCCGGCTACATTGCCACAACCAACACCGAGCCGCTACAAGCCGATGAGACCCGCAATCGCCAGATACTCGAGCGCATTCCCGCAGGCCGATGGGGTGATCCGACCGACATCGCGGGAGCCGCGCTCTTTCTGAGCTCCCCTGCAAGCGACTACATCACCGGCACGGTGTTGACCGTCGATGGTGGATGGATGGGCCGCTGACGTAGCGGCTATTCAACCGGGAGCGCCACGCCTCCACGAGCGCTCGACAGATACGCGGCCTCAACGGTCCGCATCGTGTCGATGGCGTCCTCAACGCTGGTTGGAAGTGTCTTAGCGTCTCCTTCGATGTAGGCCTGAAGCGATCCCATCGATCCCATAAAGGCGTCTGGAAACCAGTTGCCGGAGACGGGCACGGGCTTCCAGCCTTCGCCGTTGCGGAGCGCGTACTCAAAGTTGTCCGGTTCTCCGATGGGATAGTTCAGGTTCACACCCATCTGCGCGCGCATGGCGCCGTTCATGCCCTCCCACTGCACAAAGCTCCGCTGCTTTTGCGGAGAGAAGTCGTGGCTGTGGTTGGTGTCGATGAAGACCCGCTTGTCGTCTCCATAATCGAAGACGATGACGCTCTTCGTCGATGCAAGATTCGGTGTTCTAGGGCTGCGGACTGTCTTGGCGTAAACGCTATTCGGATTGCCGAACCAGCTTCGAACCAGATCAATGTAATGGATGGAGTGATAGGTGATCTCAAGCCTCGGGGCCGTGTTCAGAAAGCTCCATAGTTCCCACGGCATGTGTACGCTGAGCGAGACTTCCATATCGTGCAATTCGCCCAACGCTCCGCTGGCGCTCATTGCACGCGCCACAAGCATGTTCGGCGCCCAGCGAAGCTGGAAGTTGACTGCGGCAACCAGCCCCTTGGCGCGGCAGATGCGCAGAATCTCAATGGCCTCGGCCAACGTATCGCCCATGGGCTTCTGTATAAGTACGGCCGAGCTATCTGGCAACTGGGGGAGGATGCTGGGAATCGCCTTCGCAGGAACCGCCACGTCAAAGATGGCGTTTGCAGGAGCAAAGCGGATGGCCTCACCAATCGAATCTGTCCCAAGCGGGACACTGAACCTCTTTGCCAGCGTCTCGGCGCGCTCGCGATTGACGTCAACCAGCGCGGTGACGGGAAAGCCAGCCTTCGCATATGCCGGCAAATGGGCATCGTGAACAATGCCGCCTGAACCGATCATCACAACAGGCCGTGGCGTTCGCGGCTTCGGTTCAGAGACATCGCGCAGGATATCTTCGATGTTCATCGGCAAATTCACTCCTTTTTTACTGGCACAAGTAAAATTCTATTCCCAGAATTTTACTTGACCTTGACTGTTTCATTGCTTGCACCATGGCCTGTCACGCCGTAACCTACCCAAGATGCTCCCGGCGCTCGAACTCGCTTTGCTTTCATGCGTTCTGCTCGGTCTTCGGCACGGTTTTGACTACGACCATCTCGCTGCAATCACCGATATTACAAGCGTTCAGCGCAACTGGCGCGAAGGCATGAAGCTGGGACTGCTCTACGCGCTGGGGCACGCCTTCACCGTCGGGCTGCTTGGCTCTGGAGTCATCTTCCTGCATCTCCGCCTGCCTGCGGGAATGGATGAGGCTGGTCAACGGCTGGTGGGAGCGACGCTGATAGCGCTGGCTCTCTACGTTTTGGTCGCTTTTTTGCGTAGGGGTTCATTGCAACATCGGCATCCTGTGCCTTCAAGCCGTATTGCATTGATGATTACAGGCCTTCGTTATGCTGCATGGTACCTGCGTAAGCTTATTGCACCGAGAACGCCTCAGCCTGAGGCCTTTGCGTTTCGTTATGACCGCAGTTCGGTCTTCTTCGTTGGAATCATCCACGGGCTTGGCGCGGAGACCCCATCGCAACTGCTTCTCTTTCTGCTGGCAGCCAACCTGGGTGGAACCAGCCGCGGATTTCTCGGTTTGTTTTGCTTCATTGCGGGACTCCTGGCAATGAACACGTTGATGACTGCATCTGCATCCGGACTTTTTGTCTCCAGCCGAAACAGACCGCGATTGCAATTCGTGATGACTTCGTTGACAGCGGCATACAGCTTCATCGTCGGAACGGTCTTTTTGTTAGGAGTCAGCGACAGGCTGCCTCCCTTGCTCCACTAATTGGCTCATCTCCAAGGACTCAGGGTATGATTCGCGTCCCGTTCCACGATCTCAACTCCGTTCTGTACAAGGCAATGCTCGACCTCGGCATACCAGAGGACCGCGCACGCCGCTGCGCTCAACTCTTTACCGAGACGACGCGCGATGGCATCTACACTCATGGGCTGAACCGCTTTCCCCGATTCTCGGCAATGGTAAAGAACGGTAGCATCCACGTCGATGCAATTCCTACGCTTACGGCTGCCTTTGGAGCCATCGAGCGATGGGATGGCAATCGAGGCATCGGCAATCTCAATGCTCAGGACTCTATGTCGCGAGCCATTGAGCTTGCGCGCAAGAACGGCATCGGTGCGGTGGCCCTGGCGAATTCAAACCACTGGATGCGAGGCGGCGCCTTCGGTTGGCAGGCAGCGGACCAAGGCATGTTCGCCATCTGCTGGTCGAACACCCTCGCCAACGTTCCGGCGTGGGGAGCGACGACTCCGGCAATCGGCAACAACCCACTGGTACTGGCTGTGCCCCGTGCAAACGGCAACATTGTGATCGATATGGCAACAAGCCAGTTCTCTTACGGAACACTTGCCTCTTACAGCAAACGCGGTGTTCCGCTGCCGGTCCCCGGCGGCTACGACTCCGACGGCAACCTGACGGACGATGCTGGCGCGATTGAGAGATCGCAGCGATCCCTTCCAATTGGCTATTGGAAGGGATCGGGGCTGGCCGTGGTGCTTGATGCGATCGCCGCGATGCTCTCGGGTGGCACGGCCACACATCAGTTTCCCAAGGATCCGCAGCGGGAAGCAGGACAGTCCCAGGTCTTTCTTGTGATCGATCCGGCCAACCTTGCCACGGCATCGGAGCTGAACCATATCGCCGATGGCATCGTCGACTCGCTACGTCAGGCAACGCCCATTGACCCGGCCAAACCGATACGCTATCCGGGCGAACAGACGCTTCAGCTTCGCGAAGAAAATATGCGGCTTGGGGTCCCCGTCGACGAAGACGTATGGCAGCAGGTGAGCGTGGGACGTTTGTAACAAAGGTGCAACTCGCGAAGCTCCTCACCATTCGATACCATCATGCTGTAGGAGATAACGAAATGGATCTCGCGGCCAAACGCGATCTGCTTTTATCCACACTCCGTGGACTGGACAGCGTAATGGTGGCTTACTCTGGCGGGACCGACTCGGCCTATCTGGCGTACGCAGCGTATCAGGTCCTCGGCAATAAGATGCTGGCCGTTATCGCCGATTCGCCATCGCTGCCACGCGCCGAGCTGGCACGCGCGCTTGCGTTCACGGCGACCCATGAAATCCCAACGCATATTCTGCAGACGACGGAGCTGGAGAATCCCGACTACCAGCGTAACGACTCACGGCGCTGCTTTTACTGTAAAGACGAGCTATTTTCGCGGATGGAGATCGAACAGAAAGCGCGAGGCTTTCAACATCTGGCCTACGGCATGAATCTTGATGATCGAGGGGATTACCGCCCAGGCCAGCAGGCGGCAAACGAGCACCACGCGCTCGCTCCTCTGGTAACGGCACACCTCACCAAGCCTGAGATCCGGCGACTGGCCCATAAAGCGGGGCTGGATCTGTGGAACAAGCCCGCTTCAGCTTGCCTCTCTTCCCGCATTGAGTACGGACGTCCAGTCACCCGCGAAAACCTGTTACAGGTTGAACAGGCCGAAGCGGCCCTGCATGAGCTGGGCTTTCTCCGTGTTCGCGTGCGCCATCACGGAGAGATGGCACGCATCGAGATCGACCGCGTCGATTTACCTCGCGCACTCGATCTCGATGTACTCGACAGGATTACCGCATCTCTACGCCCCCTCGGCTTCACCTACATCACTCTCGATACTCAGGGATACCGATCAGGCTCGATGAACGACGTGCTTCCGGTCTCGTCGATCGCGCCGGCAGTCGTGAAACAATAGCGACTATGCGAATCGCATATCTCGACTGCTTCGCCGGAATCAGTGGCGACATGTTTATTGGATCTCTGCTCGACTCGGGCGCAGACCAGAGAGTGCTTGAGGATGCTGTCGCCGCACTGAATATCGGCGCATCGCTGAAGATCGAGCGAGTCGAACGAAGCGGTATCTCGGCCACAAAGGTTCATGTGCTTGAAGATGGGAAGATCGTCGATAAGGCGCCTGCTGCTAAAAGCACACAGCCGCAACATTCTCGTCACACGATCCATTCGCACAAACACACTGAAACCCATTCGTACCGGCATGAAAGCCATGGAAGGCCGCTTAGTGCCATTCGTGACCTGATTCAAGCCACTCATCTCGCTGGGCCGGTCAAGCACACTGCTATTCACGCATTTGAGTTACTCGGCGCGAGTGAAGCAAAGATCCACAACGTGGAGATTGAAGATGTCCATTTTCACGAGGTGGGTGCGGTCGACGCCATCGTGGATATCGTCGCCGCCAGCGCAGGAATCCATTCCCTCAAAATTCATCAATGGTACTGTTCCCCGCTAAATGTCGGCGGGGGAACGGTTGACTGTTCGCATGGGCGCTTTCCTGTGCCCGCCCCCGCGACAGCCGACCTTCTTCGTGGCCTTCCAACCTATTCAGCGCATGTGCAACAGGAACTTGTGACGCCGACAGGAGCAGCCATTGTTCGAGCGCTGTCGCCAACCTTTGGCGCGCAGCCTGCCATGCGTATCGAGCGGATTGGCTATGGCGCAGGCTCACGCAATCCAAAAGACTTCCCCAATGTGCTACGTCTTTCGATTGGCGACGCGGACAATGAGACGCAGTCTTCAGTTGCGGTTTTGGAGACCGCTATCGACGATCTCTCGCCGCAGATACTGGCGCATGTTGCAGAGAAGGCGCTTTCGCTAGGCGCTCTCGATGTGATGTCCACTGCGGTGCAGATGAAGAAGGGACGACTGGGGACGCTGATCACCATACTGGCCGACGATGCCCGTGTAGCTGTCCTCGAAGACCTTTTACTGCGCGAGACCAGTACGCTCGGCGTTCGCATTCATCATGAGCGGAGAAGCATCCTCGATCGCAAACACGTAGTCGTGAATACGACTTACGGAGATATTCGAATAAAGATCGGTTCACGGACCGGCGAGATCTTCAATGCCGCTCCAGAGTTTGACGATTGCCGTGTCGTCGCGGAGCAGCATGGAGTACCGGTGAAGCAAGTGCAGCAGGCAGCAATGGCGGCATACCTCGCGGGAGAAAAAGGCAACGCATGAACCGCAACACCATTCTCGATCTCCTTGCTGCTGTGGAGCGAGGGGACTTGACTCCGGCCGCAGCCTCGGACCGGCTGACGAACCTTCCCTACGAAGATATCGACCACACAAAGATCGACCATCATCGCTCGTTGCGTAGTGGACTGCCTGAGGTCATCTATGCGGCTGGAAAATCGCCCGAGCAAACTGCGGAGATCTTCGCGCGCATGGCAGCGGCCGGTTCCGATGTACTTGCTACGAGAGCTGACGAAGCGACTGCGCGATGTGTCCAGGAAAAGACCCCTGCTGCCCTTTATCACATACAGGCCCGTGCCATTTCGTTGCGGCAATCCGAGGCTGTTGCAACGCATGGGCGTGTTGCGGTTGTATGCGCCGGGACAAGTGATATTCCTATTGGCGAAGAGGCCGCCGTCACTGCCGAGGTTTTCAACACGGCAGTGGCCCGGATATATGACGTTGGTGTCGCGGGCTTGCACCGACTCCTCTCCGTGCGCGAAGAACTCACATCTGCCGATGCTGTGATCGTCTGCGCCGGGATGGAAGGAGCTCTACCCTCGGTCGTCGGAGGCCTGGTAGGGGTTCCAGTCATTGCCGTACCTACGTCTGTAGGTTACGGCGCATCGTTCAGCGGGGCTGCTGCCTTGCTGGGCATGCTCAACTCCTGCTCACCGAATGTGGTTGTGGTCAACATTGATAATGGGTTTGGCGCTGCATATACCGCAACGATGATCGCCCGAGGTTCGCAACGCCGATAGTGTTCCCGAGCGGATAGTGCGCTGGTATGATCGAAATATGACACAGCTTGATGTTCTTTACCGCTACGGCGTTCCGCCAGCCGAAGCTGCTGCGCTTGCCATTGCTCGAATCCGTGAGGTCTACGGCGTCCGGCGGGTGACATTCGATGAAGCCGAGAAGACAGTGCGGGTTGAGTACGATGCCACCAGGTTGAATGAGGCCATGATTCATCAACTTCTGCGCCGGGCAGGATTGGATATCGTTGAGCGGCTCCCAATGTTTGCAGCGCCGGAACCTGTTCCCGAACTGGCTGCGCCTGCACCGGCTAAATAACTGTTGTAGGATTCAAAATGTATTCGCCGCGCCCGTAGCTCAGCTGGATAGAGCATCTGGCTTCGAACCAGAGGGTCGGAGGTTCGAGTCCTTCCGGGCGCACCAGTTTCAATGATTTATTCCTGTAGCGAAGGCATGTTTCTTACGGCACCGGATTTGCTCTAAGCTCATAAATCCGTTATATTAAGAAGGTTGCTTCCAACGCAATGTGCGCCCGTAGCTCAGCTGGATAGAGCAACTGGCTACGAACCAGTAGGTCGGACGTTCGAATCGTTCCGGGCGCACCATAATCTTCCTTCCGCATCCCATTTTTCACAACAATCTCCGTATTGCGGGGCGTTGCCGCTATAGTTATGCCTACTGCGCGCTTTGTGAAACGTCGTATTCTCCAATGCGTGGACCGGCCTAAGGGAGATAGCCACAGCAGTGATCATGCAAAGGATTGGAGCTTCAGCGCTAGCTGCCGACAAGATGGAGCGCCGCACCATGCGGCTGCTGGACGTGCTTGTCGGAATCGCTATTGCCGCCGTCGCGGTGACCGACTGGGAGATCGTCGCCAACATCTCGCTGGGATATCTCTACGTGCTTCCCATCGCTCTGTGCGCATTGATCAACCCTCTGTCCTTTACGCTGGGCCTCTCCGTCTTCTGTACCGTGTTGCAGGACATCTTTGGCCCGCCGGCGCAATCGCTTGAGTGGAGGGTTGTTCGAGACATCGTCTACCTGTCGAGCTTTCTGATTGTGGGCTTCTGCGTCACGCTTCTGGCACGGCAGCGCAACCGTATGGCAGACGAAGTGAAGCGGCAACGGGATGAGTATGAGTCCGATCTCACTCTCGCTGCGCAGGTGCAACGGCAGGTGCTTCCCAAACCGCTATCGCTCTCCGATATGCAGATTGCAGCGGCCATGCAGCCCGCACGTATGCTTGGCGGCGACTACTACGACTTCTTCGAGGTTGGAGATAACCAGGTGGATGTCGTTATTGCCGATGTCTCCGGTAAAGGAGCGGCGGCAGCGCTGCTGATGCCGTCACTCGCCGTTGCCCTTCGCCTGCGAGCTCGGGAACTGGACGGCCCAGCAGCGATCATCAAGGATCTTGATGAGGTGCTGAAGCAAATCACCAGGCCCGCAACGTTTGTGACGATGTTTTATGCGCGCATCCACCGTTCCCGCAGAACGCTGCAATATGCTTGCGCGGGTCACAACCCGCCGATACTTTTGAGGGCGAAGAGCGGAGAGGAAATTGCCCTGAATGACTCGGGACCGGTGCTGGGCATTCTGCCCGATGCGCGCTTTTCCGATTCGACTGCATCGCTCGAACCGGGCGATGTTCTCACTCTCTACACAGATGGAGTTACGGAACAGGAGAACAACGCCGAAGAGGAGTTCTCTCCCGAACGCCTCCAGAGCGTGATCGCTGAAACCGGAACTGAGACTGCAAGTTCTGTCGTCAACGATATCTGTTTGGCGGTCTCTCGTTTCTCCGGGGACAAAGAGCAGGCGGACGATCTGACGGTTGTAGTGGTAAAGATGCTATGAACAGGGCTTTCGCCATGCGCCGCCATATCGTCGCCGGTTTGTTGATGATCAGCCTGATCGTCCAGTGCCGGTTTGTTCATGCACAGGATGCGGAGCCATCCGCAACAGGTACAGTACATCGTTCGACGACTGGCTCGATAACCTACACCAACCGTAAATACGGGTTCTGCTTCGTGCTCCCTTCTGCATGGAACGGCTATTCCATCGTCGTTGGCAGGTGGACTGGCATGGCGACGGACGGGTCATCTCCTACGCCAGCCATACATGGTCCGGAGCTTTCCATTCGAAACCCTCGGTGGACTAAAACCAATCCACGCCAGGACATACCCATCATGATCTTTACCCGCAAACAATGGGACCTCGTCTTCCAGGAAAAGATCGCGGTGAGTGCGGCACCCATAGGGCCAAGCGAGCTCGGAAGAAATAGCCGGTATGTCTTTGCGTTGCCTCCCAGATACAATTATGCCTTTCCTCAAGGTTATGAAGAGGTTGAAAGGATCATCGCCGGCCACCCGCTTGATGCGTTCTGAGAGCACCTCCCTCTTCCCTGGCACCCCTGGGAATCTGCGACTGAATAGGTCGCAATAATTGACGACCAAATTAGTCCT
This region of Acidobacteriota bacterium genomic DNA includes:
- the larB gene encoding nickel pincer cofactor biosynthesis protein LarB; the encoded protein is MNRNTILDLLAAVERGDLTPAAASDRLTNLPYEDIDHTKIDHHRSLRSGLPEVIYAAGKSPEQTAEIFARMAAAGSDVLATRADEATARCVQEKTPAALYHIQARAISLRQSEAVATHGRVAVVCAGTSDIPIGEEAAVTAEVFNTAVARIYDVGVAGLHRLLSVREELTSADAVIVCAGMEGALPSVVGGLVGVPVIAVPTSVGYGASFSGAAALLGMLNSCSPNVVVVNIDNGFGAAYTATMIARGSQRR
- a CDS encoding PP2C family protein-serine/threonine phosphatase — translated: MQRIGASALAADKMERRTMRLLDVLVGIAIAAVAVTDWEIVANISLGYLYVLPIALCALINPLSFTLGLSVFCTVLQDIFGPPAQSLEWRVVRDIVYLSSFLIVGFCVTLLARQRNRMADEVKRQRDEYESDLTLAAQVQRQVLPKPLSLSDMQIAAAMQPARMLGGDYYDFFEVGDNQVDVVIADVSGKGAAAALLMPSLAVALRLRARELDGPAAIIKDLDEVLKQITRPATFVTMFYARIHRSRRTLQYACAGHNPPILLRAKSGEEIALNDSGPVLGILPDARFSDSTASLEPGDVLTLYTDGVTEQENNAEEEFSPERLQSVIAETGTETASSVVNDICLAVSRFSGDKEQADDLTVVVVKML
- the larC gene encoding nickel pincer cofactor biosynthesis protein LarC, with protein sequence MRIAYLDCFAGISGDMFIGSLLDSGADQRVLEDAVAALNIGASLKIERVERSGISATKVHVLEDGKIVDKAPAAKSTQPQHSRHTIHSHKHTETHSYRHESHGRPLSAIRDLIQATHLAGPVKHTAIHAFELLGASEAKIHNVEIEDVHFHEVGAVDAIVDIVAASAGIHSLKIHQWYCSPLNVGGGTVDCSHGRFPVPAPATADLLRGLPTYSAHVQQELVTPTGAAIVRALSPTFGAQPAMRIERIGYGAGSRNPKDFPNVLRLSIGDADNETQSSVAVLETAIDDLSPQILAHVAEKALSLGALDVMSTAVQMKKGRLGTLITILADDARVAVLEDLLLRETSTLGVRIHHERRSILDRKHVVVNTTYGDIRIKIGSRTGEIFNAAPEFDDCRVVAEQHGVPVKQVQQAAMAAYLAGEKGNA